The sequence below is a genomic window from Pleuronectes platessa chromosome 13, fPlePla1.1, whole genome shotgun sequence.
aataatacaattttaacTTAAACACCATAGAGAAGTTGTAGAAGTGGTTTTAAATATGTCGAGGTGAAGCACCGCTCAAGTTCTTGTAAATGGGATTCGATCAAATGATTCTAGCAGCCAATGTCAAGGTCAGCTGTTCAATTTAGTCATAGGTTGCTTTCTTCTGGCAGTTTGGTGAGAATATCCACCCCGTCGGATGTGATGACCACCGTGTGTTCGAACTGAGCCGACCTGcatgaagagaagagaagaatgaTGCTACTCTCCTGTCTGTGTATGTTACTATGGATCTGGAGATTAAAAGCTAAAAATAAAGCTTAGCATAAATACTAGAATCAGCTGGCCTGGCTCTCTCCCAGTCGAAAAACAAGATAACAAGCAGTTCTAAAGTTCACTAATTCATGAACTGTATCTCATTTGGTTTAAATCCAAACAAATAGACAATGAcaaaaaactgtaatgtaaaagcTCAGCTGGGATAGCATTTAGAAGGGCTCTGCCACATGATGACTACAGGCACGCAGCCGAGACGTCTTTTTACCTTTTATCATCTGCAGACACTGCAGTCCACTTGTCCTTCAGGATTCTGAACTCTGAAGACCCCTCCATCAGTATGGGCTCTATAAATGAACATATGATATCAgctccacactcacacacagcagcaccttTATGTGCATATTAAGATGATAAAATTGTATCTCACCTATCGTGAAAGCCATCCCTTCATCCAGGGTCATGTCATTGTCATTAGCTAAAAATAAAGGATGAGAAAGACCTTAAGGCaacatgtcatttattttaatattaatttcagTTTTCAATATCACTGTCAATTAATTAGAGATTTACAGTTTACAGTTCCATTACAATCGACAGAAGAATTTGTCTCATCAGCTGACCACAGACCCAAACTTACCGTGGTGCCAGATTTCAGGATGACAGTGAAAGTAGGAGCCTATTCCATGTCCAATGAAGTAAGGACACACTTGGAAGCCATTGGTGCGAGCTATTTCACTGCCAGCAGTGCAAAAAATATATCAGTtgtcaaaaagagaaaaatctgTGTGATTATATaggaaatatacattttaatgtatGTATTACTTTTGTCTATATtttctgtgtgcatgtttgtaccTAATAGTGTTTCCTATAACACAGAGCTGTGCACCCGGCTTGCAGGCAGCGATGGCCTCGTCTCGGCAAAGCCTGGCAGTTTCCACCAACCGCTGGCCAGCCTCATCCACCTGGCCAATTAAGAAGGTTTCTGATGTGTCACCATGGTAACCCTCAAAATACACCTGGCAGGAACAGGAAGGATTCGGGGTCAGGAACAGTGTTTCTCTGACATATCATGTTTCTATGAGTTTGAtggattgtttgtgtgtctgttaagACTTCCACTTACCGTCACATCAATGTTGATGATATCTCCATCTAGAAGTTGCCGGCTGCAGGACACATCCATTTAAAAAGATAACTGATGAATACAGAGAATCTTacagttttccttttttaacccAAGTTGCTTTATAATATCATAAATACTAGACATCATCAAATATGTACACAGTCAGAAATCTATAGACTGTatctatatatactgtatttggttatttcccc
It includes:
- the metap1d gene encoding methionine aminopeptidase 1D, mitochondrial; its protein translation is MAAPCSTALFTRSGLGSFLHRVCGGRPSAPLCQQHRRFFWRKWKNSHNVVRPANVRPAYAVPKHIVQPDYVGTGMVPEWPDYIEIKNQEQINGLARACQLARHVLLLAAGSLKVGMTTEEIDFIVHQETIKHNAYPSPLRYGGFPKSVCTSVNNVVCHGIPDSRQLLDGDIINIDVTVYFEGYHGDTSETFLIGQVDEAGQRLVETARLCRDEAIAACKPGAQLCVIGNTISEIARTNGFQVCPYFIGHGIGSYFHCHPEIWHHANDNDMTLDEGMAFTIEPILMEGSSEFRILKDKWTAVSADDKRSAQFEHTVVITSDGVDILTKLPEESNL